From one Gracilimonas sp. genomic stretch:
- a CDS encoding FG-GAP-like repeat-containing protein: MKQHLLIILMMIVGTSSLFAQQQDKAAKQLKKTVSEYELNQQAAKYSNLMADRVLEYSQALGGLEFADGEFNFLPSSQLRHAGDLNGDGRSDFYYTVLAPDETTEDLTDQITKTVVYYGTENGLDEENKELIRNGFAFLEDINGDGVPESVRYEDGVLYLDVDQSDGELTTLAEIEIFALPYTSIAYRSYGDFNEDGYNDFVVYNDRLALSNNITNESYLVYGAENIEDVSIDTLTYTVENQLRYDEFMFGDVDNDGTGEVVQVSSYQESGANTIYSTVSIYQKVDGSFEVVSRDTLDNFFESINAMSSGQIAPADLNGDGNTEMLVYAEGELNVISVSEEPGEYYILDNLNATSYPSNGFAVIGDYNEDGQDNLLVTSTESVLHISSDTDLNLSSTDLALDEGDIIGLIGSANAKVNSGGDVDGDGIDDIIVEFSNENTNDYGYRVYFGNSAGNFDSTSEIVFSQNEAGDIPRHTFNAGDLNGDGIQDFGIVYRGSVNIYFGGGSFDEPDLEITTAEDNYFVAFPAIGDFNNDGFSDIALNISGIVDIGLYIYFGGSDMNADSDHQILYEDIYDENAQFPESGFEAMANIGDINGDGIEDLIFSPYNSTGNTPSQILLGGSTLSNTPDIGFSSGGGNFVKLGDFFETGINHFALWGAFKGEPDAVQIFAGYDEDSGDTLSADPVMVLPAPVEPGQTLNFFGITMTSGDFNGNGVPDLAVSPFFHQQSGEGLDAIYIFEGGSEADSLHDASFPLLLSEYANAGLNERITSGEVTNEFAVSSIGELTTVPDMNGDGSDELLVGTTPGNFGNNGLTNAGVYLGKADLTEIGVDGEVDILLEAPNSQLGFGNNNNNILSSTSHSAIGDFNGNGTREFVMSQDDFNYLRDFVYIFEDPLSVNNEEEVVSTIRDFKLNQNYPNPFNPSTKISYNLPSSGNVKLQVFDITGRLVSTIVNQRQTGGSYTFNFDASQLASGIYIYRLEAAGLSETRRMTLIK; encoded by the coding sequence ATGAAGCAACATTTACTAATAATACTAATGATGATTGTGGGTACAAGTAGTTTATTTGCCCAACAGCAAGACAAAGCTGCTAAACAGCTAAAAAAAACGGTTTCTGAGTATGAATTAAACCAACAGGCCGCAAAATATTCAAACTTAATGGCGGATAGAGTGCTTGAATATTCGCAAGCTTTGGGGGGACTCGAGTTTGCTGATGGAGAATTTAATTTTCTTCCAAGTTCTCAGCTTAGACATGCCGGAGATTTGAATGGAGATGGCAGGTCTGATTTCTATTATACCGTTCTTGCTCCTGATGAAACCACCGAAGACCTTACAGACCAGATCACTAAAACGGTAGTTTATTATGGAACCGAGAACGGGTTGGATGAAGAGAACAAAGAGTTGATCAGAAATGGTTTTGCATTTTTAGAAGACATCAATGGTGATGGAGTTCCGGAATCTGTCAGATATGAAGATGGTGTTCTGTATCTGGATGTAGATCAATCGGATGGAGAGCTCACCACTTTAGCAGAAATTGAAATATTCGCACTTCCATACACTTCCATTGCTTACAGAAGCTATGGAGACTTTAATGAAGATGGTTATAACGATTTTGTTGTTTATAACGATAGATTAGCCTTGAGCAATAATATAACTAATGAAAGTTACCTGGTTTACGGTGCAGAAAATATAGAGGATGTTTCTATAGATACGCTTACTTACACTGTAGAAAACCAACTGCGTTATGATGAGTTCATGTTTGGTGATGTTGACAATGATGGAACAGGTGAGGTGGTTCAGGTTTCTTCATATCAGGAGAGTGGTGCAAATACGATTTACAGCACAGTTAGTATCTATCAAAAAGTAGATGGAAGTTTTGAAGTAGTAAGTCGGGATACTTTAGATAACTTCTTTGAGTCGATTAATGCTATGAGTTCAGGGCAAATTGCACCAGCAGATTTGAATGGAGATGGAAACACAGAAATGCTTGTTTATGCTGAGGGTGAACTAAATGTAATCTCCGTAAGCGAAGAGCCTGGCGAATACTACATCTTGGATAACCTGAACGCTACTAGTTATCCATCTAATGGCTTTGCTGTAATTGGAGATTATAACGAGGATGGTCAGGATAATTTGCTTGTTACATCCACGGAATCTGTACTGCATATATCTTCAGACACAGATCTAAATTTAAGCTCCACAGACCTTGCTTTGGATGAAGGAGATATAATAGGGTTAATCGGTAGTGCCAATGCCAAAGTTAATAGCGGCGGCGACGTAGATGGCGATGGTATTGATGATATCATAGTAGAATTCTCGAATGAAAACACCAATGATTATGGCTATCGGGTTTATTTTGGAAACTCGGCTGGTAACTTTGATTCAACGTCTGAAATTGTTTTCTCACAAAATGAAGCAGGCGATATTCCAAGGCACACCTTTAATGCAGGAGACCTGAATGGAGATGGTATTCAGGATTTTGGAATCGTTTATCGAGGCTCAGTCAATATTTACTTTGGCGGGGGTTCTTTTGATGAACCAGATCTGGAAATTACCACTGCAGAAGACAATTACTTTGTAGCCTTTCCAGCCATTGGAGATTTTAACAATGATGGATTTTCTGATATTGCATTAAATATTTCAGGAATCGTTGATATCGGTCTCTATATTTATTTTGGAGGCTCGGATATGAATGCGGATTCTGATCATCAGATCTTATATGAAGACATTTATGATGAGAACGCACAATTTCCGGAAAGTGGATTTGAGGCTATGGCCAATATTGGTGATATAAACGGTGATGGAATTGAAGATTTAATCTTTTCTCCATACAACTCCACCGGAAACACACCATCTCAAATTTTACTCGGAGGGAGCACACTATCAAATACACCGGATATTGGATTTTCGTCAGGTGGAGGAAACTTTGTGAAACTGGGTGATTTCTTTGAAACAGGCATTAACCATTTTGCACTTTGGGGAGCATTTAAAGGTGAACCAGATGCTGTGCAAATCTTTGCAGGATATGATGAAGACTCAGGAGATACACTTTCTGCAGATCCTGTTATGGTTCTGCCCGCTCCAGTTGAGCCTGGTCAAACTCTGAACTTTTTCGGCATCACAATGACTTCGGGAGATTTCAATGGAAATGGCGTTCCTGACCTGGCGGTTTCTCCTTTCTTTCATCAGCAATCAGGAGAAGGGCTTGATGCCATCTATATCTTCGAAGGAGGATCTGAAGCTGATTCCTTACATGATGCCTCATTCCCTTTATTGCTCAGTGAGTATGCAAATGCCGGTTTAAACGAAAGGATAACATCTGGCGAAGTAACCAACGAGTTTGCTGTATCTAGTATTGGTGAGCTTACTACTGTACCAGATATGAATGGAGATGGTTCAGATGAACTGCTCGTAGGTACTACTCCAGGTAATTTTGGCAATAATGGGTTAACAAACGCCGGAGTTTATTTAGGAAAAGCTGATTTAACTGAAATCGGTGTTGATGGTGAAGTTGATATTCTCCTCGAAGCGCCAAACTCTCAGCTTGGCTTTGGTAATAACAATAACAACATTCTCTCTTCAACCTCACATTCTGCTATTGGAGATTTCAATGGTAATGGAACCAGAGAGTTTGTAATGTCGCAGGATGATTTCAACTACTTGCGGGATTTTGTTTATATCTTCGAAGATCCGCTTTCGGTAAACAATGAAGAAGAAGTTGTTAGCACGATTCGTGATTTTAAGCTAAACCAGAATTATCCAAACCCATTTAACCCAAGCACAAAAATTAGCTATAATCTTCCGAGCAGTGGCAACGTGAAGCTTCAGGTATTTGATATTACCGGAAGACTGGTTTCTACAATAGTAAACCAACGACAAACGGGTGGCAGTTATACCTTTAATTTTGATGCGTCTCAACTTGCCAGTGGCATTTATATTTACAGATTAGAGGCTGCCGGTTTATCAGAGACCCGTAGAATGACACTTATTAAATAA
- the rlmN gene encoding 23S rRNA (adenine(2503)-C(2))-methyltransferase RlmN: protein MNTTKTAQKTDLKALTKDELAHFCKELGLQSFRSDQVFQWLYQKGVSDFEDMTNLSKDLREKLREIATINRIKPVQQQESKDGTIKFLFQLNDPEEDYKVEAVLIPDFFADGAARRLTVCVSSQVGCVFGCAFCATGKMGLFRNLTHGEIVDQVQYINELAEERYGKKITNIVYMGMGEPLHNYKAIVNSAHIISDPLSIELSPKRITVSTVGLTKQIKKLADDQEEFNLAISLHAPTDEKRDKIMPINSSMNLESLEDAVKYYYKATERPITYEYLLFDNFNDSPEDARNLAKIVKWAPSKVNIIMYNNVAGVELKRAREERLDNFMRELIKNDVRATVRRSRGDDIDAGCGQLAIREGAPKGKTMAKN from the coding sequence ATGAATACGACAAAAACAGCTCAAAAAACTGATCTCAAAGCACTCACTAAAGACGAACTTGCTCATTTCTGCAAAGAGCTTGGACTGCAAAGTTTTCGCTCCGACCAGGTTTTCCAATGGCTATATCAAAAAGGCGTTTCCGACTTTGAGGACATGACCAATCTATCCAAAGACCTCAGAGAAAAGCTAAGAGAAATAGCCACCATCAACCGGATTAAACCGGTTCAACAGCAAGAGAGCAAAGATGGTACCATCAAGTTTCTTTTTCAACTGAATGATCCTGAAGAAGATTATAAAGTTGAAGCTGTATTGATACCTGATTTTTTTGCTGATGGAGCTGCCCGGCGACTTACCGTTTGTGTATCTTCACAGGTAGGATGCGTATTTGGTTGTGCTTTTTGTGCAACCGGAAAAATGGGTTTGTTTAGAAATCTTACCCACGGTGAAATTGTAGATCAGGTTCAATATATCAATGAATTGGCTGAAGAAAGATACGGCAAGAAAATCACCAACATTGTTTATATGGGGATGGGAGAACCGCTTCACAATTACAAAGCTATTGTCAATTCTGCCCATATTATTTCGGACCCGCTTAGTATTGAGCTTTCCCCAAAACGAATTACCGTTTCTACCGTTGGGCTCACCAAACAGATTAAGAAACTGGCCGATGATCAGGAAGAATTTAACCTTGCTATCTCTCTTCACGCCCCAACTGATGAGAAGCGGGATAAGATTATGCCGATCAACAGCTCCATGAACCTGGAGAGCCTGGAAGACGCTGTTAAATATTATTACAAGGCCACTGAGCGGCCAATCACGTATGAATACCTGCTATTCGATAATTTCAATGATAGTCCTGAGGATGCCCGTAATCTTGCCAAGATTGTGAAATGGGCTCCCAGTAAAGTCAACATCATTATGTACAACAACGTGGCTGGTGTAGAGTTAAAAAGAGCCCGGGAAGAAAGACTGGATAACTTTATGCGGGAACTGATTAAAAACGATGTGCGCGCTACAGTTCGCCGAAGTCGCGGAGATGATATTGATGCCGGTTGTGGTCAACTTGCTATTCGGGAAGGAGCTCCCAAAGGTAAGACGATGGCTAAAAATTGA
- the lepB gene encoding signal peptidase I, whose translation MEENKNPEEQGISSYWKKRKDKKEEENKKAKSWLREWVDAIVFAFIAAAILRAFLFGSYKIPTPSMEKTLMTGDLLIVSNVTYGPRTPMGLCVPFLQGWCVPGVQLPWTRLPGFRDVERNDIFVFNVPWEVKPISQKTNYIKRAVAIPGDTVLIQDKILYINGEKSVQHEGVQRHYVVRMAERVRLSNAKMESVGGELIGYTNNNTYVVNMTDDVAATVSGWAEVDTMFLNVTPEGSVDRNYVQSQGDFSRAFNNSDQLPEIVIPFEGQEIQITNENWFIYKDIIERYEKNELRREGGTTFINGEETNSYTIKQDYYFAMGDNRDNSQDSRFWGFVPSDHIIGKASIVWFSTDNWVPRFERIFTMID comes from the coding sequence TTGGAAGAAAATAAAAACCCCGAAGAGCAGGGCATAAGCTCATACTGGAAGAAAAGGAAGGACAAAAAAGAAGAAGAAAATAAAAAAGCTAAATCCTGGCTTCGCGAATGGGTTGATGCCATTGTTTTTGCCTTTATTGCTGCTGCTATTCTTCGTGCATTTCTGTTTGGTTCGTACAAAATTCCAACTCCTTCTATGGAGAAAACCCTGATGACAGGCGATTTACTCATCGTATCGAATGTAACCTACGGGCCCAGAACTCCTATGGGATTGTGTGTTCCGTTTTTGCAGGGATGGTGTGTTCCGGGAGTTCAGCTTCCATGGACCAGGCTGCCCGGTTTCCGAGATGTAGAACGAAACGACATTTTTGTATTTAATGTACCGTGGGAAGTGAAGCCCATTTCACAAAAAACTAATTACATAAAAAGAGCAGTTGCTATTCCCGGCGACACCGTTTTGATACAGGATAAAATTCTGTACATCAACGGAGAAAAATCGGTTCAGCATGAAGGTGTACAGAGGCATTACGTAGTAAGAATGGCAGAGCGAGTCCGCCTGAGCAACGCTAAAATGGAATCGGTTGGCGGAGAGTTAATCGGTTACACCAATAACAATACCTATGTAGTGAACATGACCGATGATGTGGCTGCAACCGTAAGTGGATGGGCTGAAGTGGATACCATGTTCCTGAATGTAACTCCAGAGGGCAGCGTAGACCGGAATTATGTGCAAAGTCAGGGAGATTTCTCAAGAGCGTTCAACAATTCTGATCAGCTGCCCGAAATCGTTATACCGTTTGAAGGACAGGAAATCCAAATCACCAACGAAAACTGGTTCATTTATAAAGATATCATTGAGCGATACGAAAAGAACGAACTGAGGAGAGAGGGCGGAACGACCTTCATCAACGGGGAAGAGACCAATTCCTATACTATTAAGCAGGACTATTACTTTGCCATGGGTGACAACCGGGATAATAGTCAGGATTCCCGTTTCTGGGGATTTGTGCCCAGCGATCATATTATCGGGAAAGCATCCATTGTATGGTTTTCTACCGATAACTGGGTGCCACGTTTCGAGCGAATTTTTACGATGATTGATTAG
- the lepA gene encoding translation elongation factor 4, translated as MNNIRNFCIIAHIDHGKSTLADRLLQLTGSISEREMKEQMLDDMDLERERGITIKSHAIRMDYKSPGGETYIFNLIDTPGHVDFAYEVSRALKACEGAILVVDAAQGIEAQTISNLYQAIDQNLEIIPVLNKIDLPGADPEGVGQQIVDLIGCEYEDILHVSGKTGEGVDKLLEEIVEKVPGPKREEDKPLRALIFDSVFNTYRGSVAYVRVMEGVLRKGDLFKFMSNHEEYNAEEIGYLKMKQEPTKELHAGEVGYVIGSVKSLQDVRVGDTITKVDNPAKEPIPGYQEAKPMVFSGIFPTDSDDFEDLRAALEKLQLNDASLTYEPETSKALGFGFRAGFLGLLHMEIVQERLDREFDIDIITTVPNVQYEVELVENGKRIEVDNPSQMPGAGDIEAIYEPYIKASIITPADYIGPIMKLCQERRGIYVNQLFMQNNRVEITYELPMAEVVFDFYDRLKSGTRGYASLDYEFIEYRKGDLVRLDIMLNGDQVDALSSITHRDKAYYLGRKVCGKLKELIPQQQFEVAVQAAIGNRVIARDTVRAMRKDVTAKCYGGDISRKRKLLEKQKEGKKRMKQVGTVEIPQEAFLAVLSMDEDDR; from the coding sequence ATGAATAACATTCGAAACTTTTGCATTATCGCCCATATTGACCATGGGAAATCAACCTTAGCAGACCGACTTCTTCAGCTAACCGGTTCCATTAGCGAACGGGAGATGAAAGAGCAAATGCTGGATGATATGGATTTGGAGCGTGAGCGCGGCATCACTATTAAAAGTCATGCTATCCGAATGGATTATAAGAGTCCGGGCGGCGAGACCTATATTTTTAATTTGATTGACACTCCCGGCCACGTTGATTTTGCTTATGAAGTGTCCCGTGCATTAAAAGCATGTGAAGGCGCTATCCTTGTTGTGGATGCTGCTCAGGGAATAGAAGCCCAGACGATCTCAAATTTGTATCAGGCTATCGATCAGAATCTGGAAATCATTCCGGTGCTGAATAAAATTGACCTTCCCGGCGCTGATCCCGAAGGAGTGGGTCAGCAGATTGTAGATCTGATCGGGTGTGAGTATGAAGATATCCTGCATGTTTCCGGGAAGACTGGTGAAGGAGTTGATAAACTTCTGGAAGAGATTGTTGAAAAAGTACCGGGCCCAAAAAGAGAGGAAGACAAGCCGTTACGGGCTCTCATTTTTGACTCGGTTTTCAATACCTATCGAGGATCTGTTGCCTATGTTCGCGTAATGGAAGGGGTACTTCGAAAAGGAGATCTGTTCAAATTCATGTCAAATCATGAAGAATATAATGCCGAGGAGATTGGGTATCTGAAAATGAAGCAGGAGCCCACCAAGGAATTACATGCCGGGGAAGTAGGATATGTGATCGGAAGTGTGAAATCGCTGCAGGATGTTCGCGTAGGTGATACCATTACTAAGGTGGATAATCCCGCCAAAGAACCTATTCCGGGTTATCAGGAAGCAAAACCAATGGTTTTCAGTGGAATATTTCCGACTGATTCCGACGACTTTGAAGACCTTCGCGCTGCCCTTGAAAAGCTTCAGTTGAACGATGCCTCCCTGACTTATGAACCGGAAACATCCAAAGCCCTGGGTTTTGGGTTTCGGGCTGGATTCCTCGGACTTCTGCATATGGAAATTGTGCAGGAACGACTCGATCGAGAATTTGATATCGATATCATCACTACAGTGCCTAACGTACAGTACGAAGTTGAACTGGTTGAAAATGGCAAGCGTATTGAGGTGGATAACCCAAGTCAGATGCCCGGTGCCGGTGATATTGAAGCGATTTATGAGCCGTACATCAAGGCGAGTATTATCACTCCAGCCGATTATATCGGTCCGATTATGAAGTTGTGTCAGGAACGGCGTGGGATTTACGTAAATCAGCTGTTCATGCAAAATAATCGGGTTGAAATTACGTATGAATTGCCGATGGCAGAAGTTGTTTTTGATTTCTATGACCGGTTGAAATCCGGAACCCGCGGATATGCCTCTCTGGATTATGAATTTATCGAATACCGAAAAGGCGACCTTGTTCGTTTGGACATCATGCTGAATGGCGATCAGGTGGATGCACTTTCAAGCATCACCCATCGTGATAAGGCCTATTACCTCGGACGTAAAGTTTGTGGAAAATTAAAGGAACTTATTCCTCAGCAACAGTTTGAAGTAGCTGTACAGGCGGCTATAGGAAACCGAGTTATTGCCCGCGATACCGTTCGCGCAATGCGTAAAGACGTAACCGCGAAATGTTATGGTGGTGATATCTCCCGAAAACGAAAGCTGCTTGAAAAACAAAAAGAAGGTAAAAAACGAATGAAACAGGTAGGTACGGTTGAAATACCTCAGGAAGCATTCCTTGCCGTTCTATCTATGGATGAAGACGACAGATAA
- the hisE gene encoding phosphoribosyl-ATP diphosphatase — MSIEMADIKTLTQKDYEFLIELEELLYDRKAEMPDGSYTTSMYKKGIDKIAQKVGEEAVETVIASKNKKNKETINEAADLIFHLMLLLAEKEIPLHKVIKKLRKRHDKGSHKHIGE; from the coding sequence ATGAGTATAGAAATGGCAGATATTAAAACCCTGACACAAAAAGACTACGAATTTCTGATTGAGCTGGAAGAGTTGCTTTACGATCGAAAGGCGGAAATGCCGGATGGCTCCTATACAACATCCATGTATAAAAAAGGCATCGATAAAATTGCTCAAAAAGTAGGAGAAGAAGCCGTTGAAACGGTAATAGCTTCAAAAAATAAAAAAAATAAAGAGACGATTAACGAGGCGGCTGACCTGATTTTTCACCTGATGCTTTTGCTGGCTGAAAAAGAAATCCCTCTTCACAAAGTCATTAAGAAACTCAGAAAACGCCACGACAAAGGCTCACATAAGCACATCGGAGAGTAA
- a CDS encoding lipocalin-like domain-containing protein — MKKIWILSVLILVGAIGAGLWLLGEEHAEIRASVSVAEAMGGGSEEGYLRASGPREFVFPEDHGPHPGYRTEWWYYTGNLFSQKGRQFGYQFTIFRSQLNPPDSGETGTAQGADWNTDQLYLGHFAISDVQNQNHVFDERYSRGAAGLAGAQVEPFEIWLEDWRITRLNPDESNDKNFPTRIQARMENGASIDIEVTPSKPLTLQGDQGYDKKGPEEGNASYYLSFTRMETKGTVSVGDDTFQVEGQSWMDHEWSTSALGEDQEGWDWFSIQLSNGYDLMYYQLRNTDGSISTFTTGSLIDPDGNKTTISPEDVNLEVTDRWESPHSGAEYPSQWTLEIPKENLRLELATLFDDQEMDVSVRYYEGTISVNGTMNEKEIGGQGYIEMTGYGED, encoded by the coding sequence ATGAAGAAAATCTGGATTTTATCTGTATTAATTTTAGTTGGAGCGATAGGTGCAGGCCTGTGGTTGCTGGGAGAAGAGCATGCTGAAATCAGAGCGTCTGTTTCTGTAGCTGAAGCAATGGGAGGTGGGAGTGAAGAAGGATATTTGCGAGCTTCCGGTCCGCGGGAGTTTGTCTTTCCTGAAGATCACGGCCCTCATCCCGGATATCGTACCGAATGGTGGTACTACACAGGTAATCTGTTTAGCCAGAAAGGGAGACAATTTGGATACCAGTTTACCATATTCAGAAGTCAGCTGAATCCACCGGATAGTGGAGAAACAGGAACAGCTCAGGGCGCAGACTGGAATACGGACCAGTTATATCTGGGGCATTTTGCTATTTCCGATGTTCAGAATCAAAATCATGTATTTGATGAACGGTATAGTCGCGGAGCCGCAGGGCTGGCGGGTGCTCAGGTTGAACCATTTGAAATCTGGCTGGAAGATTGGAGAATTACCCGACTCAACCCGGATGAGAGTAATGACAAAAACTTCCCAACAAGAATTCAAGCCAGGATGGAAAACGGAGCTTCAATTGATATCGAAGTTACTCCATCCAAACCATTGACACTGCAGGGCGACCAGGGATATGATAAAAAAGGTCCGGAAGAAGGAAATGCCTCCTATTATTTATCATTTACCCGGATGGAAACAAAAGGAACGGTTAGTGTGGGTGATGATACTTTTCAGGTGGAAGGTCAAAGCTGGATGGATCATGAATGGAGTACCTCTGCGCTGGGTGAAGACCAGGAGGGCTGGGATTGGTTTTCGATACAGCTTTCCAACGGGTATGATTTGATGTACTACCAGTTACGAAATACTGACGGGTCGATAAGTACATTTACCACCGGTTCGCTAATTGATCCGGACGGAAATAAAACAACCATCTCTCCCGAAGATGTAAATCTGGAAGTAACAGATCGATGGGAGAGTCCGCACAGCGGGGCGGAATATCCTTCTCAATGGACTCTTGAGATCCCAAAAGAAAACCTCCGGCTGGAGCTGGCTACCTTATTTGATGATCAGGAAATGGATGTTTCCGTTCGTTACTACGAAGGAACTATTTCCGTAAATGGAACGATGAATGAAAAAGAAATTGGCGGGCAAGGGTACATTGAGATGACGGGGTATGGGGAGGATTGA